The nucleotide sequence TGTAATTGATGTGCACCATCTtgattaatgtattttttttgaaaaaaaacccaacaGAATAGCTTAAAAAGGAGGGTTTTCAATAAGTACGTCACTTAATATTTCATGAGCTTATCATTAATAAACTATAatctattaacttaaaataaaatgttcatcataaaatcaattattttcagaaaaaaatatatttatttaaaactgaaattacTTTCTAaggaaatacataaaaattgaaaaggcattttctgttggtttttgaaatcttatagtgaaaatgcaaaaggcaccagcatgtttcccaagatttcttaaacCGAACACGAGTAGCAGAACATGTTTACTTCcctttttatgtatatcattatattataatagtgtGGGTGGCTTTGTGGTTTTagtttgaaaattgttaataatagaCTGGTAGGAGAGGCTCATGAagtgaaaaaatataagaaatttaagtaatagcaatatatttttaataaacctatttataaatatttgttatgactattgtttataagcacttgaattcatatgttttacatttgtttaatcgATTCCGagacttgtttttattattagaaatgtaaactttattttgaatgaatctaATGCTTTGGTTCAATGTTTCAGTATCCATGGTACCGGAAGTGTTCAACCATCCGACCGGAAGAGATgtcccttgcagtggagttggctcaCAGATGACGCAGTGGCTTGATTGCTGGACTTGGACAGGTGAGAATAGTGTATGAAACCTTGTGTTTATTGGTAAATACATAGATATGGTAATATTAATGAGTCACTGTACAAGTGTTGAGTATGAAATGGACTGTGAATACTAGTATGTtctgttgttgctgttactCTAAAGGATGATGATAGTGGTATTCATTCGCTATCAAGTTTGCAGGAACATAGTAATAAACACGATGGAAAGCCTTATTGAAttgattttgtattcaattttagCCCCAAGGACAAAACACAGACCTGGCTTTCGTATAATGCGCTTTTGGAGTTGGCTATGTGTGACGTCTCACTGATGACACAATGGGTGACACTTCACAGTTGATACAATGGGTGACACCTCACAGATGACACAAAGGTATGCTTGCTGGATTGGATCAGATAggtgtgaaatatttatgaaactttatcatggtaatacaatgatattggctgatattgagaaaaaatgtttaataagtaTAATAGTATTATTATGTTATGGATAGTGTTTAATGGTCTTGAATAACGGCAATATCTTTTATTTGGATACTCTGCATGGAAATTTGACCTTTTTGTGGTcccaatatatatgcaaaaagctacaaaaacatgctcagtagcaaaaagtttaaacataaacacggtttagtggcaatgggcaacgccaaagacatagaacacaaattcacaaacaagaaacatagaacagcacacaactctacaaacagcacagtgcataaatactatatatatatacaattggtatgtttatcaagaattgttaagtaccgccttggaacggtcagtaaaatgtaaatttactgggaggttaaaccagtttatgtgcaaacctcactcttatcccaacaattcttaataaagataacacgcaaaagataaatcttatcaaagtatacatcaacttgaggaaacttatcaataaaacaaataataataaaaaatgaaaaggtaaaccccaagtacttcaatgcttagagatcccaactctatctgcagacggagggaaacaatacctttttgaaatgttaaggAAGACATTATGAATATtctcatgtttttttcttttttctctttCAGAGAAAATAGTGGATGCCTTTTCACTGGAAACACGAGAAACAGAATggaaacaacactttcaaaacctTGACATAATATGTTCGGGGCTTGTGTTGGGCTTGCATAAGGATTTTATCATTCagatataaattgttttttggtccacagtgatttgatgggaatgaactcctgctttggtgtcatttgactTGTACAACATTTAGTGGCATTTAACCTTAAATATATTAATGCCTAAATAGAGGCCTCTACTGAGGCATTTCgcgattttctgacattgttaaatcgcagtaattcatagttattttatgctagatagtcggtaggagtgacccctttgattaatctgaaaataaaaaaaatatattttaggttaaatgtcactaaatttggtacaggtcaaatgacaccaaagctgGAGTTCATACCCATCAACTCACTGTGATTTGGTCAACTGACTTCCCGCTGTATACACCtaattcattttgtattgcaaagggtatatttaatataatattgtatgtgtatcataaatttgaaaccagacaaatgaatgaggcTCGACATTCATACTTTGTGAGCCGACACTTGGCAAATGAGcacaggtttccagagttaaccgtctctggttttgCCTGGCCGGTCGGTAGAGCAGCTCAGGGCTTTTGCAGCCAGTGTTTGCTTCGGTGatagtgtgcttgttttacatatattgaCATGTGCACAGCTCAGGACTTTTGTAGCCAGTGTTTTCTTCAGGGCTATAGTGTGCTTGTTGTACAAATCTCTACATGTGTTTCTTTGTCGGCTGCACGTCATCTCTTAATAAACTACTTGTCtggtattttatatttgtgttgtttttagttaaaacaaaataaaccaaGAACAATTTATTTGACTTCAAATTCatcatttagaaaataatttattataaattagtATTATTACTACTGCGCTTCAATCCCAGGGGGTGTATTGGACACTAATAGATTGTTCAGTTTCGGATTGCACGGGGCAATAGCTGGGGGAAAAtcgaaatctgataaaaaaaacaccaagaGTAGAACATGACATATGGAACAAAACGTAGTagtaataacccttttattatatacattactggttaaaACTCGTGATATCAAAGTGAATGTATCTTTATGGCGTATCAATACagcagttgtttttttctgtatttgaaCTTTTATAATACAACACAATTCTAATTGTACGTAATAAATGCTTAAACGATTATTTTCTTTGTCTACTTTTTCGATGAGTAATGATTTagctaaatatatattgtttgagTACTCGgcttattattaagtattgagTAAGGTCAAAGTTTCACTTGGTTACCCAGAACGGGAGAGATGTTTGCGTTTAGCTTTTTGTTATAATGTAGTTTGTCCTGCCACTAAATCGAAAATTGCTTGAAGGATTTGATTGAAACTTAGAATAGAAACTTGATGGTGTAGGAAAGTTATACTGGGGCACTGTATTGCAGAGTAAAATTATCTCCCCTTGTCTATTTTGTTGATGATGCAATTAGAGTGCAAAAACTActtgaagaaatttaaaatCATGCTGACAAGcatttgtatgaagtttcatttgTGAAGGTGCAACACTTTTGGCGCTACATGCGATAAAAACATGTGACATACAGTAAATGACAAAATGTGACATGACATATTATACTTCTTTACCTGTTGAGCTGGTGGTATATAAAATCGACttgccatttgtgacgtttTTTAGTGGCCGCCCCGACAGGCAAATGGTTGTGCATTTACTTTGGACGCGGAAAATCATTACTTTAAAGCTACACTcgcacagatataccgttttgacattttttttattttttgtcttggaacgagccatttttttgggaatatgcatggaaaccagttacataagactgctgacaaaaacttagatcgcaggtttttatatttaagtcgAAAAATGATGtgtcatgcatttttcttaaaccgttagtaagagcaaaactttgctctttccaagacaaaaaataataaaaagttgtaaaaacggtatatctgtgagagtgcagcttgaagtTAATAAGTTTTTAAGATTTCTTCAATCATTACTGTAGGAACTTTAAATCTACAAACAAACTTGATCAGGGCTTCACGGAGTGTGTCGCAATTATGATCATGGAATTTGTATATCTAACATTACAAACTAGATTAGATTACAGCATGAAACCAAACCTTTGCCtttaacaaaaatcatttacGGGTTCacaaaaaactataaaatttgAAAAGCTAGAGAGTATAACTACGTTTGTTGGAAGTATATATACACAACGACGAATTTCTAATTGGCCTAGTTTTTATCATACTTTAGGAAaagtatttgaagaaaaatacaaatacccAAATATAAGTTTAACACGATTTATTCCTAACAcgtaaaacaaaacttcattgAAATTTGATCACGGGAACAAACTTAATACAGAGGATTAACATTGACAcccttaaaacaaaaactgcaagATTAAATCACGTCGTATTTGATTCTGTTTTAATACTTTGTATGTCCACCTGCAGCAGCAAATTACAGCGAGGCACCTTGTCATTGATACAATGTATTTGTGAAGATACTGTTGTGGAATGGCTGCCCAAATGTAGTGAAAAACACGCGTGAGCACCCTGAGATTTGGTTGCAGCGGCTGGGCACGCACCTTGTTCTTCAAAAGGTCCCACGCGCGCTTGATTGGATTTAAATCCAGACTTTTTGCCGGCCATTGGAGTGTTCGTACGTTGTTTGCTACAAGCATAACTTGTGTGCTTCTAGTCGCGTGATATGGTGCGTTATCCGGTGCCACCATACCGCGATTGGCACTGATATGAGGTAGAAGAACCGGCTGAATGacgtcattgttgttgttgttgttgttgtatatcTTGTCCCTCCTTCTTAGGAGAACCGCACGGTGTGCGTAGTAAAAATTCACCTTCGCCCGTAAAATGTCAATTATATATACGAATCACAGTTTATGTACGCACATATTATGTTAAGAGTTCACAGGATTTAAAATGCTATCGCGTAGGTTTATGTATGTACGCCCTCCTCCTTTTATTAATCTTCGTgagtataaaataacataaaattttGAGAATAAAACAGTGATATTAAAACACGTCCTCCTCCACCGACACCGTCACCGCATGTTGGAAACCATTCTGATACCTCATCACGTTCATGTTTCCTTGAATGAGTTTTTGTGTGCATTCGCGGAAACTCAAGCTCACAGCATAATGGATCCATCCCCGAAGTTATCCAATTCTACCAGACATTTCTCATTGTTCCGCTCACCCCGACGGCGATATATGCGAGCCTCTGTCATTCCCACATAGTGTGATGcgtgtttaatttaaacaacgtatttctaccttatgagacgatagttgatcactgtcaatcttttagcactcaccagtcattaaatatttgtgttttccGCAATTAAATTAccatcttgttatcagtaattgtttccataaatgcattagttAGTAGTTAATGGTATATCACTCTGaatttaagtttgttatacatgtttatgtatcgATTTtcaatacgagtgtcactttaaactatAGGGCCATTTTAAATCAACACTTTTAATGCAGTAAGAATAAGTTGggatataatcaatatttaatttaagcagtttggaagaaatttttgtttataataaatatgtacttAGTCCCAAAAGTGTGTGATGTGGCTTTATATATGAtagataaatataacaaaaacagttttttaaagtttttatttcttcaaaaacaatttacaaactaAAAACAATTTGCACTTAAAATGCCAAGGTGCCAAGTTAATGCTTAACAATAAATCAAGTACATAATATCATATACTGACATATCCTAAAAAGCAATATGGGTCAATTAACTGCAAACATACAGGATTTCACATCATTTTACAATCTGCAACATTTTTTGCACAGATATCTACATACTATACATCAAAACAATTATGGCAAACTGCTGTTAAGAGATTCTTCCAACATTATATATCCACTGGAATAGTTGCAGATCGGGATTATAAATAATCTGGTTTTCCAAAGATAATTCCCACCCCCTCCGGTTCAAACAAAATTGTACCGTTATATTATTATACTACACACTTTACTTTGGGAACAAAAGGATCACTGATCTGTTAAAAGAATTGCAATAAATAAGAATTGCAATTTTACCATtactttttaagttaaaaacttTTCATAGTTACAAAAGTATATGTAGCACCAGCAAAGAGAAAACGAAAAGGGATTCTTTTTGGTAAGCCATTTGCAGTTTAAATTGAGCTAAAGAACTTTATAGATGACACtcttagaaataaaaaaatgtcaccGGCGAAGAGAAATTAAAAGGGACCAGTTTTGGTTAgccatttacattttaaattgagCTTAAGTCATCTATCACActcatagaaaaacaaaaatggcaccagaattattatttttttaaaagggaTCCTTTCAGGTATGCCCTTTATGGCTTTGTTTTCGCGAAAGTCACcttttcacaattttaaaagcATTGGTGGCACAAGGGAATTGGCTTTGTCAGCTCCGAGCAAGACTTCCACAATTTTCAGGGCAAACTCAAAAGTAGTACCAGGTCCGCGACTTGTAATCAGTTTTCCATCTTGTACCACTCTGTCTTCGGAGTACTGGTACCcagctttaaacaaagaaaaataaacaaatataattaatataatatcaCCACTTTCTATGAGAGATTAAAATGCCATTCCTGGTCCCAGACTTTGgatcaattttacattttttacatcaaaaaattaataaaatgaaaaaaaaaatgaaatcataattCAACCAGTTATGTCACAACTAAATCCTAAAGTATCGCAGTTAGATAATATTTATTGCAAGTCGAACATTACTTAGGAAAGCTAGGCtacaaataacaatttaaagtaaaaatgtgtAACGGAATGAACTCCTATGCTTGTCCTTATTTTCTATTctatcaagggacataactcaaaaaattaaaagtcaGAGTGCTGGGCCTTGCTTTGAACCCTTGCCTATTGTCTCTGGCATGCATACGCAACAATTACCATTTTTCTAGATTTGAACAAGGTTTCGCATAACACGGCTGATGATGCTGTCAAAACGccaccaaggctatgaaaatACCTGGACCTTTTTCTTTGAGCAACagggattataagtatcttccatggccgagagtgttagataggttcattccaacccgagcgtagggtgttttgcagaaacgaggtttactgagtttccgcaaaacaccctgcgcgagggtcggtatgaacctatcttacacgagcggctatggcagatgctttttctcccacctcagttgaacaaaattaagtaaaaatgtattttttgctggaactcttttgtgcttagtgaaaataattgtgtatgagtatgcgataattcgtggttgtcatggatatgcgcacaTTGATTCGGactatgttaatagtcaaatcgatctttaaatagttctaaggagagtgaagcactatttcttgaaaggtgcattaaaactgttttatggtgacatttgaagcgagaaataattcattagcgttctaaatattgccacaagacaagatttccattATGctagacgacagtcttcaacaagggaggtaattacaatgtcgtgaccattaaaaaaggagttccatacgggcattttatcttcgcccgtgggcaaggtaagaatttctagcatggttaaattatagGATCTACTTGTCTGAGGTGGGAGAAGATACTATCCTCACATATTACATGCTGGGATGTATATTGATTATTGATAATCCAAACATTGCATTAACACATACAAATGTGTGTCtagttgaaatatatattaaatgagtGTCTAGTGTGAACCTACGAATGTTTGAATGTAgtataaatatatgattaatGCATGTAGTGTACacatgaatgtatatatatctgTAGTTTACACATATGAAAGTACGTATCTGGCATACACATTTTTCTGTAGTTAGATACAttagaatatatatacatgtatgaacatgcaTCTGAAATGTAATATACAAACCTGAAGTCATTTTATCCTTGACACTAGGATGCGAGGTCACAGATTTTCCACTTCCAATTTTATGGCTGGCAAGAGCGATTGGGGCTAGAAAAAAACAGGTTCAATACAGAGAATACAAAGAAAACAGAACATTATGTTTAAAGCCTATAACAGattgaccaatcaaaatatCGTGTGCAGCAATGGTgccaatttatttcactgtgtAGACAGTTGTAAGCTTATGTTCATGGGATTTCAGGGAATAACTCTTATGTGCAAtgcctgggtagaaaccagcaCTGATGCTCCTTTTGAGAAGACGCGAATATATTTTCTCCCACCCctgataagtagatccaaatatatGGCCATGTTGGAAACGATAAAGAATTTGTGCAGGAGTTTTTACATATCTTTACCTTAAAAGTGATgcataattattcaaaatgctCATGTGTTCATGCTGTAATAATTTGAACACAGAAAGGTACACTAGCATTTACACAAAAAGGGCTGGCATACTTCATGGAAATTGCTTGCATGCTCTCCTGCTTTTAAACAGCATAAACACTTGGgaacaaatgacaataatccttaaacatttaagaatacAACAAACCTGCACAGACAGCAGCTACCAGTCTGCCTCCTTTCTCCTGCTCACTCAAGATCTGTCCAACCTCTGCAGACTGTAGTAAAAATAAACAGAAGTTGATTTAAGTAAACCATAATTAAAGTTCCTACAGTACTGGTGagagctttaaagctgcactctcacagatttaccattttaacagtacaaatttttgtgtaaatatctgcaaaccaatgatataagattgctgacaaaaagtcaGATCGTAGACTATCAGATTTCCGTTCAaaacttaatgttttatgatttactaacggtttaagaaaaatgcataaaacatcattttttgaacttaaatataaaaatctgcgatctattgttttgtcaggagtcttatataactggtttccatggattttcgcaattTTTcgttctttttttttgtcttggaatgagccaattttgctTAAGtgtctgcaaaccagtgatataatagTTCTTCATATTTCcatcgaaaattgatgtttaatggctaaaaagTGTTACTATTAAATAGTTTAAGAAAAGtacataaaaaatcaatgtttgaactaaactatgaaaatctgtgatctgacttttttcagcagtcttatatcactggtttccatgcattttcatataaattggctcattccaagacaaaaaataaaaaagttttcaaaacgttcaatctctgagagtgcagctttaaaccatgATGTAAAAGACCTCACAAAAGCAATGTAGTTTTCAAATCTACCTAAGTATCTGCATATTAGGGCTgcaacaatacacaaaataacaacaacatctaTTGCAATGTGTAGCGCCTGTAATGCagaatattgcaatatattcttaactttactTTGAAATGGcaaattatttactgtcaaTTACCATGAGATTAATGTTTTTTCAACACATGAaccattaaaatttatattgaatgaGCTATTAGAAAAActaaattttaacatattatgttTGCATCAAAccttacaaaatgttttacctGGTACCAACCTTGCATTCAACAAATGTGATTTGTTTTACACGACAAGAAGGTTTTCTATTAAAACATATTgctatatatctatatatatatatatatatatatggtatgaAAAAAATTGTAGTTCAACATTGTCAAGTCAGTATACCAGTATTGAGcattatacaagtatttttctgcagcatacatgtatatcttgaCAGTGAATCAACTTTGGACTGTTGACCTTTCTTGTGACCCAAGTGCCTGAGTTTTatgatacaatattttttagGTTATAATAAAGGTAATATCTTGAAATTTATGATCTTCAGTCTACAGTCATTCTTGACACGGCCCCTGCTTCCTTTTTTCCAACAGCAAAAAGACTTACATACtagatgaataaaataaatatttaaccttaatttttttttcaactggCAATGCATTCACTGTActcatttcattaaacattttggtTGTAAGGTTAGCGCatggtttgattcccagcctgggcacatgtgaggttggtttgtggtcacctaGTTGGACATGTGGGTTTTCTCTGTGTACTCAAGTTTCCCCTCCAACACAAACCCATACTATGGCACAAAATCCTACCAATGAGAGTGATTGGTATAagttgaaataacttgtttcaaaatcattataaaaaataaataagtttaaaactaATCAGGATTGAAGAAgaaaaattattgaatttacTAATAAAATTTAGTTTTACTAACACTAGCAAGGTTCTTAGCACCCTGAGCTCCCCCAGGACAGACGATGACATCATATGGCCCGTGCTTGCTGGCCTCACCAAGCGACATGTCGGGTACAATCTTCACCTTACGACTACACTCAACCGCCTCTGCGCTGTTCAGCCCAGCTACAGTCACATCAATCTGCAAgcataaaaatatgtaataacaaaatatttcaggCATTTGTAGTAATAGATGAAATTGcaaatgatttctttttttcatttattttcaaactttcaacaTTGAAATCTGGACCGGTGTAGAGTTATGCAAAACAACTGCTAATATTTAAGTAAACACTTTCAGAAAGTGCGgaattgtatttatgttaaatttatttttcagaaataaagtaCATGAAGGGAGACCACTCTTCAAGATTTTTACAACGCAAGGGAGAAAACTCAATGTTTGAGGTGACATTCTTGACTTACCCCGGCCCTTCTAAGCACGTCCACGCTAATGACAGTCTCCATTTCTTCTGCCCCCTCGGAGAGTATCAACAGGGCCTTCGTCATGTTAGCTTGAATTGCGCAAAATCTTCGTACTTGCTGGAAAAAACGGATATTTGTGCTTAATTTCCGCAATAACATCAAACCGGAAGTGTCAATTATCCAATAGTTTAATCTCTACTCTGTAATGGTTATTTTCggtataaattattttctaaatacgTTTGATTTATCTCATTTTAGTTTAAAGACAATAGATTATTACTTAAAGCATATATCCagtaataataaattttaagtttaaaactaAAAGAAGAAAAGTAAATACCAGTCACTAGGTTGGAGACTATTGTTGTTTGGTTGTTATGCTCGAACCTGTCAAAGTGAAAATTGATAGTTTTGACAACAATAAACAGGTTCATCAACATCTTTCGGTTCAATAATTCGATGgaaaac is from Mya arenaria isolate MELC-2E11 chromosome 9, ASM2691426v1 and encodes:
- the LOC128202907 gene encoding Parkinson disease protein 7 homolog, translated to MLLRKLSTNIRFFQQVRRFCAIQANMTKALLILSEGAEEMETVISVDVLRRAGIDVTVAGLNSAEAVECSRKVKIVPDMSLGEASKHGPYDVIVCPGGAQGAKNLASSAEVGQILSEQEKGGRLVAAVCAAPIALASHKIGSGKSVTSHPSVKDKMTSAGYQYSEDRVVQDGKLITSRGPGTTFEFALKIVEVLLGADKANSLVPPMLLKL